cctcactgtcattgagtccatcccTTCAGGACAGAATTCAACTGACCCAGGTGGGCAGAACTATAACTCTTAACgggaagtaaaaagcctcatctttcttccgcagagcaggcaggcggttttgaactgctgaccttgtgtttaataGCTCTATGCATAATCTACTTTGCCACCATGGTTCCTAATAAGGGACAAAGGTCATAGTTACATTCCAAGTTGAGCACCGGTATAAGGTTCATGATGGAGATGAGAATCCGGTTTAGGAAAGGGTGAAGGTCAGGTTTAAGGATGGAAAAAGAGGTCGAGGCAAAGCCAAGGGTTGGGATGGGTGGTATGCTCAGAGGGTCGGGACAGCAGCGGGATAGGAatggatggcgcagggccaggagTCAGGAaaaaggtcagggtcaggggtgaAAGTGCGGGCAGGGGGGTTTAGGGTCCGCCCTGGGGGCGCGGCCCCGGGCCTTTCACAGCACGTACACAGCACGTTGAGGTGGTAGACGGCGCTCACGGTTTCGCGGAGCTGGGCGCTGTGCGCGCGGCACGTCAGGCGGTGACTGTGGTCTCGGGATGACACTTGCAGAAGGACGCTCCGGGCCGCGGCAAAGCCTTTGAAGGGGGCGCTCCGGGGCCGCGCGGGCACGCCGTCCAGGCTGGGACGAGGCAGAGGGTGGGGTCCGCGCGTACCGATCCAGATACTGGGCGGATATGGAGGGGGCAGGACCAGGGCGCGAAGGGGTGGGGCCTGGGGCGGGGCCCCTCCCCCTTCCCGGTGccctcacctctccccctccTTGTCCCAGGACAGGTTGACAGCCGGGTTGCTGCTGACGCTGACGCACGTCAGGTTGACCACGTCCCCGGGGCGCAGCGCCGAGGAGTTGGCCAGAATCGTCAGGTTCGTTGGGGGGACTTGAGAGGCGATCGGAGGGAGCGGAGCTCAGCGAGTAAGAGGAAGGCAGACCCGGGCCCCCGCCTGGATCCAAtcccagagcccccccccccaccacgcgCACCCTTAGCACCCCCGCGGTCAGACCTGGGAGCGCCCTTACACTGTACCACGAGCTGCGTGGACGAGCTGAGCTGGCCCGCCTTGCACGTGAACTTGGCCCGATTGTCCGACGGACCGGCGATGAGCACCAGCTCGCGGGAGAAAGTGCTCCCCGATTTCTCCACACTTCCCAGCTGCACCCGCCTCGGCTCCTGCGGCGGCCGCGGTTCGGTCACCGTGCGCGAGTCCTGGATGGGGGCGCCGGGGCTGGCTGGGCGTTGGCCCGCAGAGCTGACTGACCCTCCCCGCTAGCCGTGGGGCGTCCCCTTGGTAAGGCCGCCTCCTGCGCTGTCCAATGCAACCCCCTGAGGCCAATTCAGTTCACTGCCGGTGAGATTAGAACTCTCAGCGAAcctctgggacagagcagaactgcccccatggggtaACTCTttaaagtagaaagccttgtctttctcccgcggagcgacACTAGAGGCCTGCAATCGTGGGCGCCCCTTGTTCGCACAAGGTCCTACTCATTTGCTCCTTGATTAGACCCCTGGAGAAGGCGCCCCATAGGCGGGCACGCAAGGGGTGAACCACTGGGGACAGTGCCTCCCACGCTGGCTCCATACATCCCTGTTTGGGTTGCCTGATCCGACTcacaaccaaacccactaccatggaCCCAaagcgaccctctgggacagagcagaactgcgctcCCTAGGGCAGTAATCTAAGCGGGAGcccacagcctcatctgtctctctctgaacagctagtggattccaactgctgaccttgcgttgagcgcccccaccccccaactgtaGCCCAGCAGGTCCCTAGAGGCCTGCAACTGTTGGTGCCCAGCGTCCTTTCTCAGTCTCAGTTCTCTGCTCCTCAAAACCTGTTCCTGTTACAGACATATGCTGAACATCAGGGCCCAGGAAATTCCCTGGAAATCCCAAGCCAGGGATTTAATTTGGCCCCTATTCTTAGTTTGTTATCATAGAATTATCCAGATGTTTCTTTGGACCTTTCCCTACTCCATTGTCTTCCATAGATTTTAGAACCTTTCTCCCAAATTCTCTTTGAACCCTAGTCTGCTACTAAAATCTAGTACCAATGACGGGCATTGTCTCAGGACTGATCTAATTAGAATGGAATTACATTGTTATTCCTGTAATTCCTTGTCTTTGATTCAGAATTTCTACTAGCTCCTTAAATCCCCAGCTTTCCCCAGAATTTTGTCAGAATGTCCTTTAATTTGGTCACCCCAAATTTGCAAATATTCAAATTCATATGATTAAATGATCAATGTTCTAAGGAGTTACTAGTCTTTTCCCAGAACTTCCAACTTTTACTCAGAAAGCCATTGTCCTTTATCTTTGAATTCTTAGTCATTCCCTAGAATTCCTGCCATTTCATCTGAATTTCAGAATTCCCTTTGATCTTAATGGAATCGATGCCTTTTCCAGAATTCCATGCTTTATCCCAGAAGTCTCACTATTTTCTCAGAACCAGGATTCTGTTTCATTCTCATGTCATTTGTTCTTCCAATTCCCTGCCAAACCTCAGACTGTCCAGTATATTCCCCAGAAATCTGAGCTTTCCCAAGATTCCACAAGAGTTGAGAACAGAGGCCTCTTCCTGTTCTCACAATAGTAATCACCCCACAGGCCTTGCTTGTCACCAACCTTCAACCAGGTGAGAGAGGGTTCTGGGTTGCCCCCAATGGCCAGACACACCAGCCTCACTCGAGTGCCAGCCCGGAGACGCTGCCCTTCCAAAGGCCCCTCAATCCACAGCTTCTGAGCTGGATCTGGGGAAGAGGCAGGAAGCATGGTTTTCCTCTTTGGGCCTAGTCCTGGGAGAGAGGTCTCCAAGGTCTAGGGTCCTCCTGGGGCTGGAGCGGTGGCCTCACACTTCACATTCAGGGTCAGCGACTTCTTGAAGGTCTCCTTTGTAAAGGCCTCGCTGAAAGCCTCACACGTGAGGCTCAGACCGTTGTCCTCCCTCCGCGCCAGAAATGTCAGGTTGGACATGGAGATGTGGCCACCATGCAAGCCCTGGCAGAGAGCAAGCTTCAGACGTGGGCACAGAGTCCCCCAGCCACAGGACCACCCTAGACCCCAACGGGGACATAAATGGCACCCTTTATTCTATAAGACTCTCGGAGGTCGTTTTAGCCCAGAACTGGACTTCTAGGCACTGAGCCCCCTTATCCCTCAGAGTTAGGAGTCTGAAACTCAGTGACTTCTTCCCGCAGGCCCTCACTGCCGTCCTCCCTCAGGATCGGGGTAATGTCCCCATCATACCTCCATGACGGTTTCCTCTGTGGATGTCAGCTGCCGCCAGCCCAGCCACCATCTCAGCAGGACTCGGGGGCGACTGGACTTACTGATGCAGCAGAGAGTGATGTTCTTGTTCTCAGCCTGGGATACAGACCCGAGGATGACGACGGCACTTGGGGGGACTGCAGGGACAGATGGCCAAAGGAGACACCCCCAGGCTGAACTGAGACCCAGTAAACAAGGGCTTTGGGGCAAGGTAGGCATGATTAGAGGGGAACTGACTGACAGATGGGCCGGTACCGGGACTCACAAGTGACCTGCAACTTGACCCTACGTTCCTGGGTCCCTGTGGACACACTGTTGTAGGCCTCGCAGCTGAGCCATGCCCCGTGGTCCTCTGGCCGCACCATCATCACCAGCACACTTCGGGCCACTGCCTGGGTATGCTCTGTGCCCCACGGTGTGGGCATCAGCTGGCCGTTCTGGGGACAGGGAGAGTCATGGGGAGCCTTGAGACTAGCTCCCAACCCTTGCTCTCCCCTACCcccatgtctgacccctgccctcACCTTCAGCCACTGCAGTGTGGCTGGCGGGTTGCCCCCTTGAACTACGCATGGTAGCTCCAAGCTCTGCCCTGCTCGCACATGACCCTCGTCCAGGCCTGGCCACTCAATGACAGGGGGTCCTGGGGGGACTGAGGTGTGATAGTCATTCAGGGAGTCCAAAGAGTCCCCTCATCCTATCTGCACCCCACACCCAGCCTCTGAACCTCCGTATCTCTCCTTTGAGTGCCTGTGCCCCCCAGCACCTCCAATCCTGCACCCCATCCCTAGTGCCCACAGCTGGCTCCGTTTGCCACTCACACAGGACATTCATGGTGATTGAGACTTTGAGGGGGGTGTCCAAAGCCGGACTGGACCCCTGGCAGACCAGTAACTGCCCGTTGTCCGAGCTCTGGGGTACCACCCTAAGTGGGGGAAAGATGGAGGACAGGAGTCAGAGTCATCTGaaatctggggggagggggtcagggTACATAAGTGGATATCTCAGCCTCCTACACTTGGTGTAAATCTCCATCCGGACTTTCTCTGGGATCTGaccctcccaggagagagatctggaGCATCAGAGATGAGAGGCCCACAGCTGGCCAAAATCTTTATGTTCAGACATTGGGAAGTGAGGTACCTATCAAGATATGGTGAAGAATTGGGTCCCAGGTCTCCAAATGTGGTCCAAGTGTCTATCTTTGAATCCCTGGGACATGAGGTTTCCCTGGAGGAACTGGGGGccaggggttggggaggaaggggtccCAGCAGTCGCACCTGACTGTGGCCTCTGTGGTGAACAGTTTCTCCTGGGACCCCGAGATCACATCAGTAGAGATATCGGAAATAGTTTGTCCACCTTGGGGTAACAAGAGAGCTGGAGGGGTGCTGTGTGCCCCACAAGGTAGACTCCCAGTCCAAGTCTTCAAGGTGGGAAGAAGGATCCCCTCCCACCTGCTTCTGGAGGACAAGGATGTGGTGCACCAGGTCCATGCCCACCACACACCCTGAGGGCTGGCGTCCTGggtctcctcctccctccacccttcctggGTCACCCTGCCACCCGCCACCTCACTTTCCCATCTCAACATTGACAGTAGAGTCCCAGTTCAGTCTCTCCCGGATGCCTCCACACAGATCCCCCCTAGGCCCCACTCCCACCCATCAGTGTATCCCAAAGCCTGTGTCCTTCCTCCAGGTTCCTGTCTCAAGGATGGCGTATTTTCTGGAGACTCCAGAATGGGAGTGTGGGCAGACCTGTGTCTCCTTCCCATTGGGAGGCTCACCCTGGCCCCATTGCTGACCCCccactcactctggaggaaagtgaCGTCAGGTGCTGGCTTTGCGTCTCCCGTCACACAGGTGACCTCATACTCCTGCCCAGCGACCCAGGTAACGGAGCTCCCCGCCTCGGGGCTCATCTGAAGCACCTTGGGGGGCACTGATGAGAACGGGTCAGTCACCGCAGGGAAGGAAACTAGGGCCGTTTACTTTTGAGTCCACTTGCTCATGAAATGAGCCTGTACCCATGGTCTTGGGTGGGGAAAGGGCTGGGCCTCTGAGATcttggtcgggggtggggggtagggatgTCCCTCATCCATACCCAGGACGGAGAGGATCACTGTGGGGGCCACCAGCTCGGGGCCTGTCTCAGAGCGGCCCACCTGGCACGCATACTCCGCATCATCACTGAGGTCAGATGCTGCAATGTGCAGGTGGAATTCACCTGCGGGAGGGGCCCAAGGTCAAGCTCACAGCCTCGGCTGGTGGCTCAGGGTCGCAGACTCTGCTCCCTTACCTCTAGCAGGGTCCCCCTTCAGGTGGTAGCGCGGAAAGCCGGGGATCCTGGGATCGGGGCCCAGAAGAAGTCCATCTTTGGCCCACTGCACCGTACTGCCAGGAGCATTGACTCCACACTGCAGCACAGCTGGGGCCCCCTCCACCACGGTCACGTTTTCAGGCAGCGCCCAGAAGCCTCGGGGAACCAAAGCCGTCATCTGCGACTGAGCCAGGCCTGGGGACACCGCGTGATCAGTCAGCTAGGGCAGGGGACCTGGTTGGGGGGCGTGGGTGGGAAATCGGGGCCACCTGGTCACAGGCCAGGGTCCCACTCACCTGCGGTCAGCAGCACTGTGAGCAGCAGGGCAGCAGGGTTCAGCATTCGCAGGGCAGTGAGTGCCAACCCAGACACGCTGCCTGTGGCTCCCACGCTGCCCATCGCCTGCCTGCTGGGTCGCCTCTCTTCCTCTGGGCCGACTCTCTGGAGCTGTTTCTTTGGTCTCTTTTGGcctctcttcctctttctgtgGTATTAGCTTCTTCGTGTGTCTCTTTGTCTCTGCCCGTCTGTCCTTCTGTCTCTCCTTCTCTCGTGCTCTGTCCCTCTCCTGCTCCCTAGCAAAGACTCTCTCTgagtctctgtctccctctgggtCACCTCCCTCTGGTTTCCCTGGATGTTTCTTCCTAGCCACACCACTTCCTTCTTTTCTGTCAGCCTCTTGCCTCACACAACCGCTCCAGGATGGGTCCAGTGTGATGGTTCTCCTGTCTTTGCCCAAACTGAACTCCTTCTTACACTCCCACCTCCCCTGGGTGCCTTTGGGGGGGGGTCCATCTCTGGCCCAGCAGGCTCCTCCCAGCCCAGCTGGAACAGGAAATTCCCCCTCAGTCAGCAAATGCCACACACATTCCTGGGTGCCTCCCAAGCCCTGGACAACCCAAGGACCTGGCTTGTGCTTGAGATACAGTAGGGGGGTGGGCAGGCCAGCCTGGGGCTATCCTGCTTTACACAACACGGGGAGTGGAGAGCTAGACCTAATGGGGGGACATCAGActccccagctcttccctgccccgGTACATGACTTTAACAAGCCCCTTTCTCCCTTAGTGCACACCAGCCCCTTCCGTGACATCAGGGACCTCTGCTGGAGAGTACAGGAGCATGCGGTGTGAGAGGGTGGGAAGTGTGGGAGGgatacatgtgtgtgtgagagagagagagagagagagcgtgtgtGTGCACACAAGCATGGGAGCACGCTGGGCTGGCCCGTGcacgggagggtgaagggagctgTTGTCTGTGACAGCACACGGAGAGC
The sequence above is drawn from the Tenrec ecaudatus isolate mTenEca1 chromosome 18, mTenEca1.hap1, whole genome shotgun sequence genome and encodes:
- the NPHS1 gene encoding nephrin; its protein translation is MERWRAGGPWSTLRRKTARVAGLAQSQMTALVPRGFWALPENVTVVEGAPAVLQCGVNAPGSTVQWAKDGLLLGPDPRIPGFPRYHLKGDPARGEFHLHIAASDLSDDAEYACQVGRSETGPELVAPTVILSVLVPPKVLQMSPEAGSSVTWVAGQEYEVTCVTGDAKPAPDVTFLQSGQTISDISTDVISGSQEKLFTTEATVRVVPQSSDNGQLLVCQGSSPALDTPLKVSITMNVLFPPGPPVIEWPGLDEGHVRAGQSLELPCVVQGGNPPATLQWLKNGQLMPTPWGTEHTQAVARSVLVMMVRPEDHGAWLSCEAYNSVSTGTQERRVKLQVTFPPSAVVILGSVSQAENKNITLCCISKSSRPRVLLRWWLGWRQLTSTEETVMEGLHGGHISMSNLTFLARREDNGLSLTCEAFSEAFTKETFKKSLTLNVKYPAQKLWIEGPLEGQRLRAGTRVRLVCLAIGGNPEPSLTWLKDSRTVTEPRPPQEPRRVQLGSVEKSGSTFSRELVLIAGPSDNRAKFTCKAGQLSSSTQLVVQFPPTNLTILANSSALRPGDVVNLTCVSVSSNPAVNLSWDKEGESLDGVPARPRSAPFKGFAAARSVLLQVSSRDHSHRLTCRAHSAQLRETVSAVYHLNVLYRPESLGEQVPVVTVVEQGEALLPVSMSANPAPEAFNWTFRGYRLSPAGGPRHRILSGGALQLWNVTRADDGLYQLHCQNSEGTAEVFVRLDVHYAPIIRTLRDPTEVDVGGSVEIVCSVDANPILPGMFSWEKLGEEEEDQSLDDNMEDMSKGSTGYLKIHSANLAQAGAYQCIVDNGVAPPARGLVRLVVRFAPQVEHPTTLSKVAAAGDSTSSATLHCRARGVPNIIFTWTKNGVPLDLQDPRYTEHTYHQGGVHSSLLTIANVSAAQDYALFTCTATNPLGSDHINIQLVSISRPDPPSGLKVVSMTPHSVGLEWKPGFDGGLPQRFRVRYEDLGMPGYFYMDVLPPQATTFILTGLQPSTRYKIWLMASNALGDSGLADKGTQVSTPGLDQPSGEPGHQPPTEQPARPPGLPMLPMLLAVGSLLLLSNASCIGGFLWKWRRRQLAERISEKTDAGSEEDRVGNDYEDSQLSGDRDTRSSTVSRADVEPYYHSMRDWSPQLPPMLEERPYLRGFTGPVDEGMAFPGPLYDEVEKLYAPSGTWGALYDEVQMGLYDHHWPGRKDEDPRGIYDQVAGDLDHSEADSLPFELRGHLV